The following coding sequences are from one Candidatus Methylomirabilota bacterium window:
- a CDS encoding EcsC family protein — MDDEYIRQAKLEIERWESQGPGFVSQVGDFILWPAQKAAELSIPEGLQEAVAKAIQGFLSGVGSATQLIINEGETRQKVETLLGEYRDELKAADAGAKHYWGWHVGYAAAEGGATGAAGLPGLVADIPLLFTISLRLIQQMGLCYGYDVTKEAEQEYVMHILRTGSTGDIKAKMEFLVGLKQIEQILLKVTWKKMNEAVACKEISRLSVLAAMRQFAKSLGIQLTKRKALQIVPVIGGLVGASFNAVFVNDVGRASYMSYRRRRITELEESS; from the coding sequence ATGGACGACGAGTATATCAGGCAAGCAAAGCTCGAAATCGAGCGTTGGGAGTCCCAAGGTCCGGGATTCGTTTCGCAGGTTGGCGACTTCATCCTGTGGCCTGCCCAGAAGGCAGCCGAGTTGTCAATCCCGGAAGGGTTACAGGAAGCCGTCGCCAAAGCGATTCAAGGATTTCTGTCCGGGGTAGGCTCTGCCACACAACTAATCATCAACGAGGGGGAGACCCGTCAGAAGGTTGAAACCCTCCTCGGAGAGTATCGCGACGAACTGAAGGCTGCAGACGCAGGAGCCAAGCACTACTGGGGTTGGCACGTTGGATACGCGGCAGCGGAAGGCGGTGCCACGGGGGCAGCCGGTCTGCCGGGTCTTGTCGCGGATATCCCCCTGTTGTTCACAATCTCTCTGCGTCTCATCCAGCAGATGGGTCTCTGCTACGGCTATGACGTAACGAAGGAGGCAGAACAAGAGTACGTCATGCATATCCTGCGTACAGGATCGACAGGAGACATCAAGGCAAAAATGGAATTCCTTGTGGGACTCAAGCAGATCGAGCAAATCTTGCTGAAGGTTACCTGGAAGAAAATGAACGAGGCTGTTGCCTGCAAGGAGATCAGTCGCCTTTCAGTGCTCGCGGCGATGCGGCAGTTTGCAAAGAGCTTGGGTATCCAACTTACGAAGCGGAAAGCCCTGCAAATTGTGCCGGTGATTGGTGGACTAGTCGGTGCGTCATTTAACGCCGTGTTTGTGAATGATGTGGGCCGGGCTTCCTACATGAGCTACCGACGGCGGCGGATCACTGAACTCGAAGAGTCAAGCTAA
- a CDS encoding CaiB/BaiF CoA-transferase family protein, with product MTALSGVKVLDLTRIISGPYGTMLLAFLGAEVIKIEEPLEGDQARQTTLYYHDGLSAVFVAGNVGKKSVALNLKTERGQSLFLRLVEKADVVIDNFRPGTMDRLGLGYESLKAVNPRIIACSVSGYGAWGPLTDAPAFDLTVQAMAGPMSITGEPGRPPVKMGVPVGDLAAGMAGAFGVAAALYRRERTGQGEQIDVSMFDVQVSLLHYHAQYYLASGEIPEPVGSAHPNVVPYQAFETREGYLVVALWGVDYLWPVFCEAIERPDLAQEDRFATNNNRVKHRELLIPILEEVFQRRTAAEWMAIFEERRIPAAPVHTIDQVLALPQVEARQMLLHLTHPATGTPLPALGNPVKMGGDRKDAVLPPPLLGQHTEEVLRGWLGLSDGDIADLRRDQVI from the coding sequence ATGACAGCTTTGAGCGGGGTGAAGGTTCTGGATTTGACCCGGATCATTTCCGGGCCGTACGGGACGATGTTGCTCGCATTCCTCGGTGCCGAAGTCATCAAGATCGAGGAGCCGCTCGAGGGGGACCAGGCCCGCCAAACCACGCTCTATTACCACGATGGTCTGAGTGCTGTTTTCGTTGCTGGAAATGTCGGAAAAAAAAGTGTGGCCCTGAACCTCAAGACGGAAAGGGGACAGTCCCTTTTCCTGCGCCTCGTCGAAAAAGCAGATGTCGTCATCGACAATTTCCGCCCCGGAACCATGGATCGCCTCGGCCTCGGCTACGAAAGCCTCAAGGCCGTCAATCCTCGGATCATCGCCTGCTCCGTCTCGGGCTACGGCGCCTGGGGACCGCTCACGGATGCTCCCGCCTTTGACCTCACCGTCCAGGCCATGGCCGGCCCCATGAGCATTACCGGCGAGCCCGGGCGACCCCCGGTGAAGATGGGGGTCCCCGTCGGAGATTTGGCTGCAGGAATGGCTGGGGCTTTCGGGGTCGCGGCAGCACTCTACCGGCGCGAGAGAACCGGGCAGGGAGAACAGATCGACGTAAGCATGTTCGACGTCCAGGTGAGCCTTTTGCATTATCACGCCCAGTATTATCTCGCCTCGGGTGAGATACCCGAGCCCGTGGGGTCTGCCCATCCTAACGTGGTTCCTTACCAGGCCTTTGAGACCCGGGAAGGCTATCTGGTCGTCGCCCTCTGGGGGGTGGATTACCTCTGGCCCGTGTTTTGCGAGGCCATCGAGAGGCCAGATCTCGCCCAGGAGGATCGCTTCGCGACCAATAACAACCGGGTCAAGCATCGGGAGCTGCTCATCCCGATCCTGGAAGAGGTTTTTCAGCGCCGCACCGCCGCAGAATGGATGGCTATCTTTGAGGAGCGCCGGATCCCGGCCGCTCCGGTCCACACCATCGACCAGGTTCTCGCCCTTCCCCAGGTCGAGGCCCGACAGATGCTCCTGCACCTGACCCATCCGGCGACAGGCACCCCTCTGCCGGCCCTCGGGAACCCGGTGAAGATGGGCGGCGATCGGAAAGATGCAGTCCTGCCTCCACCCCTCCTGGGGCAACACACCGAGGAGGTCCTGAGGGGATGGCTTGGGCTGAGCGACGGAGATATCGCTGACCTGAGGCGGGACCAGGTTATTTGA
- a CDS encoding HEPN domain-containing protein: MTGDVKKLMEKGRRSLAAAEQLYKSRDYDFSASRAYYAMFYLAEAALLAKGLAFSKHSQVISAFSQHLVKGGHVPRKLHQALYRAFELRNRGDYAADPFPAKEAKVTLDAAREFIAALETHLKRPRSPR, translated from the coding sequence ATGACCGGAGATGTCAAGAAACTAATGGAGAAAGGCCGAAGGAGTCTTGCGGCTGCCGAGCAGCTTTACAAAAGTAGAGACTACGACTTCAGCGCGTCCCGGGCCTACTACGCCATGTTCTACCTAGCCGAGGCCGCCCTGCTGGCCAAAGGGCTGGCATTCTCGAAACATTCCCAGGTCATCTCCGCCTTTTCGCAACACCTGGTGAAGGGGGGCCATGTACCGCGGAAGCTTCACCAGGCGCTATACCGCGCCTTTGAACTGCGAAATCGCGGCGACTATGCTGCCGATCCCTTTCCCGCGAAGGAGGCGAAGGTCACTCTAGATGCCGCCAGAGAATTCATCGCGGCACTGGAGACCCACTTGAAGCGTCCCCGGTCGCCGAGATAG
- a CDS encoding helix-turn-helix domain-containing protein, with protein sequence MTVKEVATYLRLSRDLIYQWAQQGKIPASKVGGQWRFKRERIDQWMEEQGRPLKSEGAQPWERVLRSLIQQLRQAYGDTLKRVLLYGSRARKDADESSDVDVLVILRDYKDFWQEFHRIQDIAYEVSFSAGHDVVLSALPIRQQEYETGGSPFLLNVKREGVKVA encoded by the coding sequence ATGACGGTCAAAGAGGTAGCGACGTATCTTCGGCTGAGCCGGGATCTGATCTACCAGTGGGCTCAGCAAGGGAAGATTCCCGCCTCGAAAGTGGGCGGACAGTGGCGGTTCAAAAGAGAGCGGATTGATCAATGGATGGAAGAGCAGGGCCGCCCCCTCAAGAGCGAGGGGGCTCAACCGTGGGAGCGGGTCCTGCGAAGCTTGATCCAGCAGCTTCGGCAGGCATACGGGGACACGCTCAAGAGGGTTCTGCTTTACGGCTCGCGCGCCCGGAAGGATGCTGATGAGAGTTCCGATGTTGACGTCTTGGTGATCCTAAGGGATTACAAAGACTTCTGGCAGGAGTTCCATCGCATCCAGGACATTGCCTACGAGGTCTCCTTCAGCGCCGGACACGACGTGGTCCTCTCTGCTCTTCCCATCCGACAGCAAGAGTACGAAACCGGAGGCTCCCCCTTCTTGCTGAATGTGAAACGGGAAGGGGTCAAGGTCGCATGA
- a CDS encoding cytochrome c has translation MSGRIILLVVVGIFTWGTPGLAAQQGDPEQGKERYVEYCLQCHGGRGEGWGWSNKIPPPPVPVPDLSDPELMKELSDQYLFDIIKGGGEVVGKTRLMPPAGRVMSDEEIWDVVAYLRSLTRSVQGPNNK, from the coding sequence TTGAGCGGCCGCATCATTTTGTTGGTGGTAGTCGGGATCTTCACCTGGGGTACGCCTGGCTTGGCTGCGCAGCAGGGGGATCCTGAGCAGGGGAAGGAGCGTTACGTCGAATACTGTCTCCAGTGCCACGGGGGCCGCGGGGAAGGCTGGGGATGGAGTAATAAAATTCCACCACCCCCCGTCCCCGTTCCGGACCTTTCAGATCCCGAGCTCATGAAGGAGCTGTCGGATCAATATCTGTTTGACATTATCAAAGGGGGCGGAGAGGTGGTCGGAAAGACCCGCTTGATGCCCCCTGCGGGACGCGTGATGAGCGATGAAGAAATTTGGGATGTCGTGGCCTACCTGCGATCCTTAACTCGAAGCGTCCAGGGGCCAAATAACAAATAA